The following are encoded together in the Sphaerodactylus townsendi isolate TG3544 linkage group LG12, MPM_Stown_v2.3, whole genome shotgun sequence genome:
- the ANKK1 gene encoding ankyrin repeat and protein kinase domain-containing protein 1 yields the protein MMGTLTRFSKGDFEEDWLLLASGGFSQVFQVRHKRWRTVYVVKCFPGLQQAPTLDRATLDFLNEEAGKMEKVKFQHVVSVYGLCDSPAGIVMEHMAGGSLEKALPTHRMTWQLKSRIIQETSLGMNFLHGLNPPLLHLNLKPGNILLDTHMHVKISDFGLFKWMEVSSGLPYIERSALSNSLGYVAPEMLLQSSAPPGIKCDVYSFGIVMWEVLTQKRAFAGVSMETVIVGVAAGKHPCLDLIGDDCPGECLQMVNVMKRCWDQQPKRRPNFTDISAELDILLSLIQSPVVNLKKEHLSRKTSLRPSFSGSGESNKDGCPLSQGMSSLAGEKDKDLFHSSLQNVVENLESFVISEEATENRPDFLHCLVADGNLEQVAVLLRQGADVNGKTPCGYTALILAVQKRSLEMVSLLLQHGADPSTPDNDGWTPLHFVTQNGDDRIARLLLDHKAEVDAQELDGWTPLHLASQNNFESVVRLLLSRQADPNIQESEGRTALHVAAYYGQVKLAKMLTSQGADVEKRQKNHRTALHVAVEKGKFRVVQSLLKNRAAVNCLDQNLCTPLHLAVLKGKYLTCEMLIRYGANVDLSTDKGWTPLHLASLKGHVEIISLLVGNYAQVNARGSLGWTPLHLAMRYSEEHVASELLRQGADPNAAENSAWTPLHLAVQRGSLPGTVSLLEYKADVNSKNKSGWTPAHLAVLKGNLPMIQTLLQAGALLEMEDDTGCTLLQLAMRSQKQNIVDFLQGQKSSEADSMSPEV from the exons ATGATGGGCACGTTAACCAGGTTTAGCAAGGGAGATTTTGAAGAGGACTGGCTTCTGCTGGCCAGTGGAGGTTTCAGCCAGGTCTTCCAAGTGAGGCACAAAAGATGGAGAACAGTCTACGTGGTGAAATGCTTCCCTGGCCTTCAACAAGCTCCCACCTTGGACAG AGCCACCCTAGACTTTCTCAATGAGGAGGCGGGTAAGATGGAGAAAGTCAAATTCCAGCACGTTGTGTCCGTCTACGGCCTCTGCGACAGCCCTGCGGGGATCGTGATGGAGCACATGGCTGGGGGCTCCTTGGAGAAGGCTCTTCCCACCCACCGAATGACGTGGCAGCTGAAATCCCGCATCATCCAGGAGACAAGCTTGGGCATGAATTTCCTGCACGGCCTGAACCCTCCTTTGCTCCACCTGAACTTAAAGCCAGGAAATATCCTCCTGGATACCCACATGCACGTCAAG atttcagattttggCTTGTTCAAGTGGATGGAGGTATCCAGCGGGTTGCCGTACATCGAGAGGTCAGCCCTGAGCAACTCCTTGGGCTACGTTGCCCCTGAGATGCTTCTGCAAAGCTCTGCACCACCGGGAATCAAGTGTGATGTCTACAG CTTTGGGATTGTCATGTGGGAGGTTCTAACGCAGAAGAGAGCCTTCGCAG GGGTTAGCATGGAAACTGTTATTGTGGGCGTGGCCGCAGGTAAGCATCCCTGCCTGGATCTCATTGGGGATGACTGCCCAGGAGAGTGCCTCCAAATGGTCAATGTGATGAAGAGATGCTGGGACCAGCAGCCCAAGAGGAGGCCAAATTTCACAG ATATCTCAGCAGAGCTGGACATATTACTGTCCTTAATCCAAAGCCCTGTGGTGAACTTGAAGAAGGAGCACCTCTCCAGAAAGACGTCACTAAGGCCCAGCTTCTCTGGAAGTGGAGAG AGCAACAAAGATGGATGTCCCCTCTCTCAGGGAATGAGCAGCCTTG ctggtGAAAAGGACAAGGATCTCTTCCACAGCTCCCTTCAGAATGTGGTTGAAAACCTGGAATCCTTCGTCATATCTGAAGAAGCCACTGAGAACAGGCCAGATTTCCTTCACTGCCTGGTGGCTGACGGGAATCTGGAGCAAGTGGCCGTCCTTTTGAGGCAGGGAGCTGATGTGAACGGGAAAACCCCCTGCGGGTACACTGCTCTCATCTTGGCTGTCCAGAAGAGGTCTCTGGAGATGGTCTCTCTCCTCCTTCAGCATGGTGCAGATCCCAGCACGCCTGACAACGATGGCTGGACGCCTCTTCACTTTGTCACTCAGAACGGGGATGACAGAATCGCCCGCCTGCTGCTTGACCACAAGGCTGAGGTGGATGCCCAAGAACTGGATGGGTGGACGCCCCTGCACTTGGCGTCCCAGAACAACTTTGAAAGTGTAGTCCGCCTCCTCCTCTCACGCCAAGCTGACCCAAACATCCAGGAGAGCGAAGGACGGACGGCTTTGCATGTAGCTGCTTATTACGGGCAAGTCAAGCTTGCTAAGATGCTGACCAGTCAAGGGGCAGATGTGGAAAAGAGGCAGAAGAACCACCGAACCGCACTTCACGTTGCTGTAGAGAAAGGGAAGTTCAGGGTGGTCCAGAGCCTCCTGAAGAACAGAGCTGCAGTTAACTGCCTGGACCAAAATCTTTGCACCCCTTTGCATCTGGCTGTATTAAAAGGGAAATACCTCACCTGTGAAATGCTGATACGATACGGAGCCAATGTGGATCTCTCAACAGACAAGGGATGGACCCCTTTGCATCTGGCATCCTTGAAGGGTCATGTGGAAATCATCAGCCTCCTGGTTGGCAACTATGCCCAGGTGAATGCCCGGGGCAGCCTGGGTTGGACGCCTCTGCACTTGGCAATGCGCTATAGCGAAGAGCACGTTGCCTCTGAGCTGTTGAGGCAAGGAGCGGACCCAAATGCTGCTGAGAACTCAGCCTGGACTCCTCTGCATTTGGCGGTGCAGCGCGGCTCCTTGCCCGGCACTGTGAGTCTCCTGGAGTACAAGGCAGACGTCAACAGCAAGAACAAGTCGGGTTGGACGCCCGCCCACCTTGCAGTCCTCAAAGGGAACCTGCCTATGATACAGACTTTGCTCCAAGCTGGTGCTCTCCTGGAGATGGAGGACGACACAGGTTGTACGCTCCTCCAACTTGCCATGAGGAGTCAGAAGCAAAACATTGTGGACTTTCTGCAAGGCCAGAAATCTTCAGAAGCTGATTCAATGAGCCCTGAGGTGTGA